In Rathayibacter sp. VKM Ac-2762, one DNA window encodes the following:
- a CDS encoding D-2-hydroxyacid dehydrogenase — MTDRLRVVIASPLSPELIARIVELEPRLDVIADQSLLPPMRHPGDHGGDPSFRRTPEQQRAFDELVDSADVLYGVPDETPAALARTAAANPRLRWVQTMPAGGGAQVRAAGLDDAQLERIAFSTSAGVHSEPLAEFGVFGLLAGAKSLPRLQSLQRERVWGGRWTMGLISEQTVLIVGLGTIGRATARKLQQLGARVIGTSRHETEVEHVDEIVAPDAIAEVAGRIDGVVVTLPGTAATEKLVGSEFFAALRPGASFVSVGRGTVVDEEALLAALDDGRVGFAALDVVAEEPLEQSSPLWSHPSVLISPHTAALNVAEDRLIAELFARNATRFLDGEPLINRVDTVEFY, encoded by the coding sequence GATCGCCTCCGCGTCGTCATCGCCTCGCCGCTCAGCCCCGAGCTGATCGCCCGCATCGTCGAGCTCGAGCCGCGCCTCGACGTCATCGCCGACCAGAGCCTCCTCCCTCCGATGCGCCACCCCGGCGACCACGGCGGAGACCCCTCCTTCCGGCGCACCCCGGAGCAGCAGCGCGCCTTCGACGAGCTCGTCGACTCCGCCGACGTGCTCTACGGCGTGCCGGACGAGACCCCCGCCGCCCTCGCGCGCACGGCGGCCGCGAATCCGCGCCTCCGCTGGGTGCAGACGATGCCCGCCGGCGGAGGCGCGCAGGTGCGGGCCGCGGGGCTCGACGACGCGCAGCTCGAGCGCATCGCGTTCTCCACCTCGGCGGGAGTCCATTCCGAGCCGCTCGCCGAGTTCGGGGTCTTCGGACTCCTGGCCGGCGCCAAGTCCCTCCCGCGCCTCCAGTCCCTCCAGCGCGAGCGCGTCTGGGGCGGCCGGTGGACGATGGGGCTGATCTCGGAGCAGACGGTCCTGATCGTGGGGCTCGGCACGATCGGGCGCGCGACGGCCCGCAAGCTCCAGCAGCTCGGCGCCCGCGTGATCGGCACGAGCCGCCACGAGACCGAGGTGGAGCACGTCGACGAGATCGTCGCCCCCGACGCGATCGCGGAGGTGGCGGGCCGGATCGACGGGGTCGTCGTCACGCTCCCCGGCACCGCCGCCACCGAGAAGCTGGTCGGCTCAGAGTTCTTCGCCGCACTGCGCCCCGGCGCCTCGTTCGTCAGCGTCGGCCGAGGGACGGTCGTCGACGAGGAGGCGCTGCTCGCCGCCCTCGACGACGGCCGCGTCGGCTTCGCCGCGCTCGACGTGGTGGCGGAGGAGCCGCTCGAGCAGAGCAGCCCGCTCTGGAGCCACCCGAGCGTCCTGATCAGCCCCCACACCGCGGCGCTGAACGTCGCGGAGGACCGCCTGATCGCCGAGCTCTTCGCGCGCAACGCCACCCGCTTCCTCGACGGGGAGCCCCTGATCAACCGAGTCGATACGGTGGAGTTCTACTGA
- a CDS encoding IclR family transcriptional regulator, producing MARPDAPPTTVDSDRGSGAPAVSRAMRILDLLADAGGPRTLTDIARELGIAKSSTSNLCAALEEGRLIRRVGSGFLLGRRTVELGSHYLAGFDPVREFYRLCEESPVLSRQLVQIALLDGTRVLYLAVHEGRERFALSASVGDRYPASATAVGTALLAELDDSEIAERFADDRDIVVFTDRSTSSTRELLRKVAAARVRGYAIDDGELHPSVLGVAVAVPAATRSDLSVAVGVSLVRPVGDDQEEVVAALREAAAALGRPPLVAGAPA from the coding sequence ATGGCCCGCCCCGATGCGCCCCCGACGACGGTCGACTCCGACAGGGGCTCGGGCGCCCCGGCCGTGTCGCGCGCCATGCGGATCCTCGACCTCCTCGCCGACGCGGGCGGCCCGCGCACGCTGACGGACATCGCCCGCGAGCTCGGGATCGCCAAGTCGTCGACCTCGAACCTCTGCGCCGCGCTCGAGGAGGGCCGGCTGATCCGCCGTGTCGGCTCCGGCTTCCTCCTCGGCCGGCGCACCGTCGAGCTCGGCAGCCACTACCTCGCCGGCTTCGACCCGGTGCGCGAGTTCTACCGGCTCTGCGAGGAGTCGCCGGTGCTCTCGCGTCAGCTGGTGCAGATCGCGCTGCTCGACGGCACGCGGGTCCTCTACCTGGCGGTGCACGAGGGGCGGGAGCGGTTCGCGCTCTCCGCGAGCGTCGGCGACCGGTACCCCGCCTCCGCCACGGCCGTCGGAACGGCGCTCCTGGCCGAGCTCGACGACAGCGAGATCGCCGAGCGCTTCGCCGACGACCGCGACATCGTCGTCTTCACCGACCGGTCCACGTCCTCGACCCGCGAGCTGCTCCGCAAGGTCGCCGCGGCGCGCGTGCGCGGCTACGCGATCGACGACGGCGAGCTGCACCCCAGCGTCCTGGGCGTCGCCGTCGCGGTCCCGGCCGCCACCCGCTCCGATCTCTCGGTCGCGGTCGGCGTCTCACTGGTCCGGCCGGTCGGCGACGATCAGGAGGAGGTCGTCGCGGCCCTCCGCGAGGCCGCCGCGGCGCTCGGCCGCCCGCCCCTCGTCGCCGGAGCACCCGCCTGA
- a CDS encoding fumarylacetoacetate hydrolase family protein — MRLARIRAEDGPAVVLQVAGEWREIEDAFAAEPVETGRRWPVEGAQLLAPVEPRVILGMAHNGSAADRLLPPQAFHKTAHTLAGPGDPIVLDEGIGPVVVEGELALVIGRTARHLTPEDALAHVLGATVANDVTAPGMIAADGLFLQGKNGDGWTPLGPWIETGVDVDAVGITVSVDGEVRAVSSTDRLGWRAAEILVHLTSHLTLHPGDVVLTGSPGTAVEVGPGQEVLIALDGIGALASRTVAGPPRAAPPQP, encoded by the coding sequence ATGCGCCTCGCGCGGATCCGGGCCGAGGACGGACCGGCTGTCGTCCTCCAGGTCGCGGGGGAGTGGCGCGAGATCGAGGACGCCTTCGCCGCGGAGCCGGTCGAAACGGGCCGCCGCTGGCCCGTCGAGGGCGCGCAGCTGCTGGCCCCGGTGGAGCCCCGCGTCATCCTCGGCATGGCGCACAACGGCTCCGCGGCCGACCGGCTGCTGCCGCCGCAGGCCTTCCACAAGACCGCGCACACGCTGGCCGGGCCCGGCGATCCGATCGTCCTCGACGAGGGCATCGGCCCGGTGGTCGTCGAGGGCGAGCTCGCCCTGGTCATCGGCCGCACCGCGCGGCACCTCACGCCCGAGGACGCGCTCGCGCACGTGCTCGGAGCGACGGTCGCGAACGACGTCACCGCTCCCGGGATGATCGCCGCCGACGGCCTCTTCCTCCAGGGCAAGAACGGCGACGGCTGGACGCCGCTCGGACCGTGGATCGAGACCGGAGTCGACGTCGACGCGGTCGGCATCACGGTGAGCGTCGACGGGGAGGTGCGGGCCGTCTCCTCGACCGACCGCCTCGGCTGGCGCGCCGCCGAGATCCTGGTGCACCTCACCTCCCACCTCACGCTCCACCCGGGTGACGTCGTCCTCACCGGCTCGCCCGGCACGGCCGTCGAGGTCGGGCCCGGCCAGGAGGTCCTGATCGCCCTCGACGGGATCGGCGCGCTCGCGAGCCGCACCGTCGCGGGCCCTCCGCGCGCGGCGCCTCCGCAGCCCTGA
- a CDS encoding SDR family oxidoreductase codes for MLFDLTDRVALVTGSSRGIGRAVATGLAEAGATVVLNGLDPERLEAARAELAERFPGTDDRPRIHARAFDVTDDAAAEAGVAWIEEAVGPLRILVNNAGVQHRVPLLELEVADWERVLRTNLTSAFVVGRAAAKRMIPRGAGKIVNVASVQADLARPTIAPYTASKGGIRNLTRAMTAEWAQHGIQVNAIAPGYIHTEMTQGLVDDEAFNAWILGRTPAARWGRVEDLIGPAVWLASDGSDYVNGQVVFIDGGMTVVV; via the coding sequence GTGCTCTTCGACCTGACCGACCGCGTGGCGCTCGTCACCGGATCCAGCCGCGGCATCGGCCGCGCCGTCGCCACCGGCCTCGCCGAGGCGGGCGCCACCGTCGTCCTGAACGGCCTCGACCCCGAGCGCCTCGAGGCCGCCCGCGCCGAGCTCGCGGAGCGGTTCCCCGGCACGGACGACCGCCCGCGGATCCACGCCCGCGCCTTCGACGTCACCGACGACGCGGCCGCCGAGGCGGGCGTCGCCTGGATCGAGGAGGCGGTGGGTCCGTTGCGCATCCTGGTCAACAACGCCGGCGTCCAGCACCGCGTGCCCCTGCTCGAGCTCGAGGTCGCCGACTGGGAGCGGGTGCTGCGCACGAACCTCACCAGCGCCTTCGTGGTCGGCCGGGCGGCGGCGAAGCGGATGATCCCGCGCGGCGCCGGGAAGATCGTCAACGTCGCCTCGGTGCAGGCCGATCTCGCGCGGCCGACGATCGCGCCCTACACCGCCTCGAAGGGCGGGATCCGCAACCTCACCCGCGCGATGACGGCGGAGTGGGCGCAGCACGGCATCCAGGTCAACGCGATCGCTCCGGGGTACATCCACACCGAGATGACGCAGGGCCTCGTCGACGACGAGGCGTTCAACGCCTGGATCCTCGGCCGCACGCCCGCCGCGCGCTGGGGCCGCGTCGAGGACCTGATCGGCCCCGCCGTCTGGCTCGCCTCCGACGGCTCGGACTACGTCAACGGGCAGGTCGTCTTCATCGACGGCGGCATGACCGTCGTCGTCTGA
- a CDS encoding L-idonate 5-dehydrogenase: MTALVPASTTRVVVHAAGDLRVEEAPLAPRGPGESLVAVAYGGICGSDLHYWTHGAAGESILREPLTLGHEVVGTVVEAAADGSGPPVGAAVAVHPATARGEWPDGRPNLATEGTYLGSAARMPHTQGAFARHAVLPARMLRELPAGLGLREAALAEPASVAWHAVSRAGEVSGRRALVIGSGPIGALIVAVLKRAGAADIVAVDLAEEPLAIARAVGATRTIRATDADAIAEVAADVVFESSGSPRGLASAVRGAARGGTVVMVGLLPSGEQPALISLAITRELRLIGSFRFVDEIDEVLAALADGSLAVAPVVTQVVPLERALEAFELARDASRSSKVLLDFTP, from the coding sequence ATGACCGCGCTCGTCCCCGCCTCCACCACCCGCGTCGTCGTCCACGCCGCCGGCGACCTCCGCGTCGAGGAGGCGCCGCTCGCGCCGCGCGGCCCCGGCGAGTCCCTCGTCGCCGTGGCGTACGGCGGGATCTGCGGCTCCGATCTGCACTACTGGACGCACGGCGCCGCGGGCGAGTCGATCCTCCGCGAGCCGCTGACGCTCGGCCACGAGGTGGTCGGCACGGTCGTCGAGGCAGCGGCGGACGGCTCCGGACCCCCTGTCGGCGCGGCCGTCGCCGTGCACCCCGCGACCGCTCGCGGCGAGTGGCCCGACGGGCGCCCCAACCTCGCGACCGAGGGCACCTACCTGGGCAGCGCCGCGCGGATGCCCCATACCCAGGGCGCGTTCGCCCGCCACGCGGTGCTGCCGGCGCGCATGCTCCGCGAGCTGCCCGCCGGTCTCGGGCTCCGGGAGGCGGCGCTCGCGGAGCCGGCGAGCGTCGCCTGGCACGCGGTGTCGCGCGCGGGTGAAGTGTCGGGACGGCGCGCGCTGGTGATCGGCAGCGGCCCGATCGGAGCGCTGATCGTCGCCGTGCTGAAGCGGGCGGGGGCGGCGGACATCGTCGCCGTCGACCTGGCCGAGGAGCCCCTCGCGATCGCCCGGGCGGTCGGCGCGACCCGGACGATCCGCGCGACCGACGCCGACGCGATCGCCGAGGTCGCGGCCGACGTCGTCTTCGAGTCCTCGGGCAGCCCGCGCGGCCTCGCCTCGGCCGTCCGGGGCGCCGCCCGCGGCGGCACCGTCGTGATGGTGGGACTCCTCCCCTCGGGCGAGCAGCCGGCCCTGATCTCGCTCGCGATCACCCGGGAGCTGCGCCTGATCGGCTCCTTCCGCTTCGTCGACGAGATCGACGAGGTGCTGGCGGCGCTCGCCGACGGGAGCCTCGCCGTGGCGCCGGTGGTCACGCAGGTGGTGCCGCTGGAGCGCGCGCTCGAGGCCTTCGAGCTCGCCCGCGACGCCTCGCGCTCGAGCAAGGTGCTGCTCGACTTCACCCCGTGA
- a CDS encoding DEAD/DEAH box helicase produces the protein MASTDTPDSAPEADTASESAPTLTFSDLGLSDPVLKALKEVGYETPSAIQAATIPSLLSGRDVLGVAQTGTGKTAAFALPILSRLDVSQKTPQALVLAPTRELALQVCEAFERYASGLRGVHVLPVYGGQGYGTQLSALRRGVHVVVGTPGRIMDHLEKGTLDLSQLKFLVLDEADEMLKMGFAEDVETILADTPVEKQIALFSATMPAQIRRISGKYLKEPEEITVKNKTTTSVNTTQRYLMVSYPQKVDALTRILEVENFEGMIVFVRTKSETETLAEKLRARGYTAAAISGDVAQAQRERTVEQLKSGKLDILVATDVAARGLDVERISHVVNYDIPIDTESYVHRIGRTGRAGRSGAAISFVTPRERRLLAAIEKATRQPLTEMRMPSVEDVNVTRLSRFDDAITAALADTERLQRFRDIIGHYVEHHDVVESDVAAALAIVAQGEEPLLLSPDDPRFARREREDRDSRPDRGDRPERGDRFDRGGDRGERPERRQRPANSNLASYRIEVGRRQRVEPRQIVGALANEGGLNRGDFGHIDIRPDFSIVELPADLPQDVLDRLADTRISGQLIELKPDRRPSRAGADRGARPSGPSRSSERPERKPRY, from the coding sequence ATGGCGTCCACCGATACCCCCGATTCCGCCCCCGAAGCCGACACCGCTTCCGAGAGCGCCCCCACGCTCACCTTCTCCGACCTCGGTCTCTCCGACCCGGTCCTCAAGGCCCTCAAGGAGGTCGGCTACGAGACGCCCTCGGCCATCCAGGCCGCGACGATCCCGTCCCTCCTCTCCGGCCGCGACGTCCTCGGCGTCGCCCAGACCGGCACCGGCAAGACCGCGGCGTTCGCGCTGCCGATCCTCTCGCGCCTCGACGTCTCGCAGAAGACGCCGCAGGCCCTCGTGCTGGCCCCGACCCGCGAGCTCGCGCTGCAGGTGTGCGAGGCGTTCGAGCGCTACGCGTCCGGCCTCCGCGGCGTCCACGTCCTCCCCGTCTACGGCGGCCAGGGCTACGGCACCCAGCTCTCCGCGCTCCGCCGCGGCGTCCACGTCGTCGTCGGCACGCCCGGCCGCATCATGGACCACCTCGAGAAGGGCACCCTCGACCTCTCGCAGCTGAAGTTCCTGGTTCTCGACGAGGCCGACGAGATGCTCAAGATGGGCTTCGCGGAGGACGTCGAGACGATCCTCGCCGACACCCCCGTCGAGAAGCAGATCGCGCTGTTCTCGGCGACGATGCCCGCGCAGATCCGCCGCATCTCCGGCAAGTACCTGAAGGAGCCGGAGGAGATCACGGTCAAGAACAAGACCACGACCTCCGTCAACACCACCCAGCGCTACCTGATGGTGTCGTACCCGCAGAAGGTCGACGCCCTCACCCGCATCCTCGAGGTCGAGAACTTCGAGGGCATGATCGTGTTCGTCCGCACGAAGAGCGAGACGGAGACGCTGGCCGAGAAGCTGCGCGCCCGCGGCTACACCGCGGCGGCGATCAGCGGAGACGTGGCCCAGGCCCAGCGCGAGCGCACCGTCGAGCAGCTGAAGTCGGGCAAGCTCGACATCCTCGTCGCGACCGACGTCGCCGCCCGCGGCCTCGACGTCGAGCGCATCAGCCACGTCGTCAACTACGACATCCCGATCGACACCGAGTCGTACGTCCACCGCATCGGCCGCACCGGTCGCGCGGGGCGCAGCGGAGCGGCGATCAGCTTCGTCACGCCGCGCGAGCGCCGCCTCCTCGCCGCCATCGAGAAGGCCACCCGCCAGCCGCTGACCGAGATGCGGATGCCGAGCGTCGAGGACGTCAACGTCACCCGCCTCTCGCGCTTCGACGACGCGATCACCGCGGCGCTCGCCGACACCGAGCGCCTGCAGCGCTTCCGCGACATCATCGGCCACTACGTCGAGCACCACGACGTGGTCGAGTCGGACGTCGCCGCCGCGCTGGCCATCGTTGCGCAGGGCGAGGAGCCGCTGCTGCTCTCGCCCGACGACCCCCGCTTCGCCCGTCGCGAGCGCGAGGACCGCGACTCCCGGCCCGACCGGGGCGACCGCCCCGAGCGCGGCGACCGCTTCGACCGCGGCGGCGACCGGGGCGAGCGTCCCGAGCGCCGTCAGCGCCCGGCGAACAGCAACCTCGCCTCGTACCGGATCGAGGTCGGTCGCCGCCAGCGCGTCGAGCCCCGCCAGATCGTGGGCGCGCTCGCGAACGAGGGCGGCCTCAACCGGGGCGACTTCGGGCACATCGACATCCGCCCGGACTTCTCGATCGTGGAGCTGCCGGCCGACCTGCCCCAGGACGTGCTCGACCGCCTCGCCGACACCCGCATCAGCGGGCAGCTGATCGAGCTGAAGCCGGACCGCCGTCCGAGCCGCGCCGGCGCCGACCGCGGCGCACGCCCCAGCGGCCCGAGCCGCTCGAGCGAGCGCCCGGAGCGCAAGCCGCGCTACTGA
- a CDS encoding methionine ABC transporter permease, translated as MNELIPLLPKLVQATGETLYIVALSLLFGGLGGLLIGLGLALTRGGALYANRVVHGLLNVIVNVFRPIPFIIFIAAAQPLARLVVGSGIGTDAIVFTLSLGAAFGIGRIVEQNLLTVQPGVIEAARSVGASRFRIVRTVLLPEALGPLILGYTFVFVAVIDMSAVAGYIGAGGLGNFAIQYGYRQFEPVVTWAAVLVIIVIVQLVQLLGNVLARRVLRR; from the coding sequence ATGAACGAGCTGATCCCGCTCCTGCCCAAGCTCGTCCAGGCGACCGGCGAGACGCTCTACATCGTCGCGCTGAGCCTCCTCTTCGGCGGGCTCGGCGGACTGCTGATCGGGCTGGGCCTCGCGCTCACCCGCGGCGGCGCCCTCTACGCGAACCGGGTGGTCCACGGACTGCTCAACGTGATCGTGAACGTGTTCCGGCCGATCCCGTTCATCATCTTCATCGCCGCTGCCCAGCCACTGGCCCGGCTGGTGGTCGGCTCCGGCATCGGCACGGACGCGATCGTCTTCACCCTCTCGCTCGGCGCCGCGTTCGGCATCGGGCGGATCGTGGAGCAGAACCTGCTGACCGTGCAGCCCGGCGTGATCGAGGCGGCACGGTCGGTCGGAGCGAGCCGGTTCCGGATCGTCCGCACGGTGCTGCTGCCGGAGGCGCTCGGTCCGCTGATCCTCGGCTACACGTTCGTGTTCGTCGCCGTGATCGACATGTCGGCGGTCGCCGGATACATCGGCGCCGGCGGGCTCGGCAACTTCGCGATCCAGTACGGCTACCGGCAGTTCGAGCCGGTCGTCACCTGGGCCGCGGTGCTCGTGATCATCGTGATCGTGCAGCTGGTGCAGCTGCTCGGCAACGTGCTGGCCCGGCGCGTCCTGCGCCGCTGA
- a CDS encoding methionine ABC transporter ATP-binding protein: MPLIRMTDVRKVYPGAGRGAAPTAAVDGVSLEIEAGDVYGVIGYSGAGKSTLARLVNALEPATSGSIEIDGRETVGLPERELRRLRLGIGMIFQQFNLFGSKTVGQNVAYPLQVAGVPRAEQRARVDEMLRFVGLSDKARSHPEQLSGGQKQRVGIARALAASPRILLADEATSALDPDTTGEVLALLRRINEELGVTIVVITHEMDVVQQLATKVAVMESGRIVERGPVFDVFSAPREPVTRRFVSTVVRSVPSPAEAAVLRTRHRGRLVTLSFSDDSASQGDVFAEVAAAGVPLELVYGGITDVRGRAFGHLTVALDAPDGVVDPLLARLGGRVALTEVPR, encoded by the coding sequence GTGCCGCTCATCCGCATGACCGACGTGCGCAAGGTGTACCCCGGCGCAGGGCGCGGCGCCGCCCCGACCGCGGCCGTCGACGGCGTGAGCCTCGAGATCGAGGCGGGCGACGTCTACGGCGTGATCGGCTACTCCGGCGCCGGCAAGAGCACGCTCGCGCGCCTCGTCAACGCTCTGGAGCCCGCGACCAGCGGCAGCATCGAGATCGACGGCCGCGAGACCGTGGGCCTGCCCGAGCGCGAGCTGCGCCGGCTGCGCCTGGGGATCGGGATGATCTTCCAGCAGTTCAACCTGTTCGGCTCGAAGACCGTGGGGCAGAACGTCGCCTACCCGCTGCAGGTCGCGGGCGTCCCCCGGGCGGAGCAGCGCGCCCGCGTCGACGAGATGCTCCGCTTCGTCGGCCTGAGCGACAAGGCGCGCAGCCACCCGGAGCAGCTCTCGGGCGGGCAGAAGCAGCGCGTCGGCATCGCCCGCGCCCTCGCCGCCTCCCCGCGCATCCTGCTGGCCGACGAGGCCACCAGCGCGCTCGACCCGGACACCACCGGCGAGGTGCTCGCCCTCCTCCGCCGCATCAACGAGGAGCTGGGCGTCACCATCGTCGTGATCACCCACGAGATGGACGTGGTCCAGCAGCTCGCGACGAAGGTCGCGGTGATGGAGTCGGGCCGCATCGTGGAGCGCGGGCCCGTCTTCGACGTGTTCTCGGCCCCGCGCGAGCCGGTCACCCGCCGCTTCGTCTCCACGGTCGTCCGCTCGGTGCCCTCACCCGCGGAGGCGGCTGTGCTGCGTACGCGCCACCGCGGCCGGCTGGTCACGCTCTCGTTCTCGGACGACTCCGCCTCCCAGGGCGACGTCTTCGCCGAGGTCGCGGCCGCCGGTGTGCCGCTCGAGCTCGTCTACGGCGGCATCACCGACGTCCGCGGACGGGCCTTCGGCCACCTCACGGTCGCCCTCGACGCGCCGGACGGCGTCGTCGACCCCCTCCTCGCCCGCCTCGGCGGACGCGTCGCCCTCACGGAGGTGCCCCGATGA
- a CDS encoding MetQ/NlpA family ABC transporter substrate-binding protein produces MTLRTRLLATSAIAASAALLLSGCSGAGGGDDTVRIGVVGASDPYWATYEKAAADAGIDVEIVDFSDYNQPNPALTEGEIDLNQFQHIAYLAQYNTSADADLVPIGATAIYPLGLYSSQYDDVADIPAGSTVAIPNDETNQARALLVLQSAGLVELKDGGGVLSNVDDVESSSKVEVTALEASLTPTSLPDVAAAIINNDFIENAGLKASDAIAQDDPSDPASLLYTNIFAARADDAENETYTKLVSIYQDSQDVLDGVSEQSGGTAVFLKTPASELETSLESAETDISAAS; encoded by the coding sequence ATGACCCTGCGCACCCGACTCCTCGCGACCTCCGCGATCGCCGCCTCCGCCGCCCTCCTCCTCTCCGGCTGCTCCGGCGCGGGCGGCGGCGACGACACCGTCCGCATCGGCGTGGTCGGCGCGAGCGACCCCTACTGGGCCACCTACGAGAAGGCCGCCGCCGACGCCGGGATCGACGTCGAGATCGTCGACTTCAGCGACTACAACCAGCCCAACCCCGCCCTCACCGAGGGCGAGATCGACCTCAACCAGTTCCAGCACATCGCCTACCTGGCGCAGTACAACACCTCGGCCGACGCCGACCTCGTGCCGATCGGCGCGACCGCGATCTACCCGCTCGGCCTCTACTCCTCGCAGTACGACGACGTCGCGGACATCCCCGCCGGCTCCACCGTCGCGATCCCCAACGACGAGACGAATCAGGCGCGCGCGCTGCTGGTGCTGCAGTCGGCCGGGCTCGTCGAGCTGAAGGACGGCGGCGGAGTGCTCTCGAACGTCGACGACGTCGAGTCCTCCTCGAAGGTGGAGGTCACCGCGCTCGAGGCCTCCCTCACCCCGACGTCGCTCCCGGACGTGGCCGCCGCGATCATCAACAACGACTTCATCGAGAACGCGGGCCTGAAGGCCTCGGACGCGATCGCCCAGGACGACCCGAGCGACCCCGCCTCCCTGCTCTACACGAACATCTTCGCCGCCCGGGCCGACGACGCCGAGAACGAGACCTACACGAAGCTCGTCTCGATCTACCAGGACAGCCAGGACGTGCTCGACGGCGTCTCGGAGCAGTCCGGCGGCACCGCGGTCTTCCTGAAGACCCCCGCCTCCGAGCTGGAGACCTCGCTCGAGTCCGCCGAGACCGACATCTCCGCCGCCTCCTGA
- a CDS encoding Gfo/Idh/MocA family oxidoreductase, translating into MSNDRALRVAMVGTAFMGRTHSHAWRTASRFFPLPLRPELAVLVGSNPDSTAERAERLGWSEASTDWRAVIARDDIDLVDICTPGDTHAEIAIAALEAGKHVLCEKPLANSVEEAERMVAAAAASGKVAMCGFSYRRTPALALAKRFIEEGRLGDIRHVRAQYLQDWLSDSEAPLTWRLQKERAGSGALGDIGAHSIDTAQWLTGRGITSVSATLRTFTTERPVLSEQVGLGGRAGADAPRGAVTVDDAAAFTASFEGGALGVFEATRVATGRRNANRIEVNGELGSIAFDFERMNELEYYDARDPEEAQGFRRIQVTEPAHPYMAAWWPTGHGIGYEHLFTHQVVDLVEAIAGGTAVTPTFADALDVQRVLDAVATSAGASSVSTPVAR; encoded by the coding sequence ATGTCGAACGACCGAGCCCTGCGCGTCGCGATGGTGGGGACCGCCTTCATGGGCCGCACCCACTCGCACGCCTGGCGCACCGCCTCCCGCTTCTTCCCCCTCCCCCTCCGCCCCGAGCTCGCCGTGCTCGTGGGGAGCAACCCCGACTCGACCGCGGAGCGCGCCGAGCGGCTGGGCTGGAGCGAGGCCTCCACCGACTGGCGGGCCGTCATCGCCCGCGACGACATCGACCTCGTCGACATCTGCACCCCGGGCGACACCCACGCCGAGATCGCCATCGCGGCCCTCGAGGCCGGCAAGCACGTGCTGTGCGAGAAGCCCCTCGCCAACTCCGTCGAGGAGGCGGAGCGGATGGTCGCCGCGGCCGCCGCCTCCGGGAAGGTGGCGATGTGCGGCTTCAGCTACCGTCGCACCCCGGCCCTCGCCCTCGCGAAGCGCTTCATCGAGGAGGGCCGCCTCGGCGACATCCGCCACGTGCGCGCCCAGTACCTGCAGGACTGGCTGTCCGACTCCGAGGCGCCGCTGACCTGGCGCCTGCAGAAGGAGCGCGCCGGCTCGGGCGCCCTCGGCGACATCGGCGCGCACAGCATCGACACCGCCCAGTGGCTGACCGGCCGCGGCATCACCTCGGTCTCGGCGACGCTGCGCACCTTCACCACCGAGCGCCCCGTGCTCAGCGAGCAGGTCGGCCTCGGCGGCCGCGCCGGTGCCGACGCCCCGCGCGGCGCCGTGACCGTCGACGACGCCGCGGCCTTCACCGCCTCCTTCGAGGGCGGTGCCCTGGGCGTCTTCGAGGCGACCCGCGTCGCGACCGGCCGCCGCAACGCCAACCGGATCGAGGTGAACGGCGAGCTCGGCTCGATCGCGTTCGACTTCGAGCGGATGAACGAGCTCGAGTACTACGACGCCCGCGACCCCGAGGAGGCGCAGGGCTTCCGGCGCATCCAGGTCACCGAGCCGGCGCACCCGTACATGGCGGCCTGGTGGCCGACCGGGCACGGCATCGGCTACGAGCACCTCTTCACGCACCAGGTCGTCGATCTCGTCGAGGCGATCGCCGGCGGCACGGCGGTCACGCCCACGTTCGCCGACGCCCTCGACGTGCAGCGCGTCCTCGACGCGGTGGCCACCAGCGCCGGCGCGTCGTCCGTCTCCACGCCGGTCGCCCGCTGA